GTAAGTCGCACGTATTGCTTACGGAGGCGGTCGAAGACATATCTTTTGCCGTCTTCTTCTTTACTTATTAATTTCGTATCAGGAAGATTTAGTTCCTTCATTTAGTTGTATTATTGAGGTGCGAAGATAATCTATTTTCTTGCTAAATACCTTAGTTATATTGTGATATATAACTTCTTTTTAGAATGTTTAACTATCTCAGATATTAATGATTTTGTGTGATTTGTAGAAGTCGAGGTGTTTTTGGAATTTCACAGTGAGCTATAAAATTATCTCAAAGACTTTTTGGTAAATCACAGTGAGTTTTAGGTCGAAAAACACCGAGTTATTTTTGTAATACAGTGAGCTATTCAAGTAAAAGAGCAAAAAAATACCGCTAAGAGATAGTTCTTTAGCGGTATTCTTCATTTGCTTGAGCAAAGATAACACATTTTTAACCGTTTGTCAAATGTTAATTAACAAAGATTATACTTTGCTTAATCCGTATCTTCAAGGAAGAAGATGTCATTAACCTGCTTGTTGCAAACTTTTGCAATCTTTAATGCCAAAACTGTAGACGGAACATACTTCTCCGATTCTATAGCGTTGATGGTTTGTCGGCTTACACCAATCATTTCAGCCAATTGTTGTTGAGTTATTCTTAGTATGGCACGCTCTACTCTTATGTTATTCTTCATTGTTGTTGTGTAGTTGTAGTTTAGAACGATAAATAATGAAATTGTACCTTATTATAAACACAATAAGTAGAGAAGCGAATGTATTTATCATTACTGCTTTCAAGAATGTAAAATCAAAAAAGAATAGAATACAGAAAATCTGAATAGCATAAGTTACATAAGTAGCCCAGAGCAAAGACTCTAATCTTATTTTAGCAATGTATTCATCTTCATTCTTTTCTTTAGAGAATGCTACAAATACACCACCCAGAATAAACAGTAATCCTGCCAATTCGTCTGTGAAATTAGTGTCTACAATCTCATACAATTGATGTTCTGTTAGATTTAATCCAGGAATACCAAAAGGATTAGGCAATAAAGAAAGAGCTTTAATGTCTAAGAATGGAAGTTCAAAACCATTGAAAATGACCATAAACCCTAATATAATACCAGGTATTAGTAGTGTCCAGCCAATAATCCGAAACTTGTTCGGAAATAAAAAATTTGTTTTCATACTAATATATTTAATAATTACATCGGCAAAGGTAAAACAAAGATTTCATAAAGACAAGTATATTTTACATTTTATCAAATAGAGTTTTCTTTTTTGCTTTATATTTGAATAATAATATCGTCAGGATACGTATTAATTTCGGTAGCTGTTTTTTTAACTTCGGTACGAATTAACAACTACTAACAACCCTTCTGCCTTAATTTTGTTTCAAAAGAAGATATACAAATAGTTATGGACAATACAATTAAAGAATTAACGGAGAAGATTTATTTCGAGGGAATAGAGAAAGGTAATGAAGAGGCTAATCGTATAATAAGTAAAGCTCACGCCGAAGAACAACTTATTATAAAGGAAGCAGAAGAGAAGGCTTTACGTATTATTAGTGATGCCGAAGAAAAGGCTCGTAATTTACAAAGCAATACTAAAGCGGAGCTTAAACTTTATGGTAAACAAATGGTAGAGGCTCTGAAAACAGAAATAATAAATCTTGTAAACGGAGAGATTTGTAAGTCGTCGGTTAAAGAAGCTTTTGCCGATAAGGAGTTTATACAAAAAATGATTCTTGCTCTTGTTTCTAACTTTGCTAAAGAAGAGAAGTTTGTAATTGAAACAAAAGAAACACAAGAGATTAAGAAATATCTTGAATTAAATACTAAAGATATTCTTGATAAAAAACTTGTTATAGAAAAGGTTAATGGCATTAAGTCGGGCTTTGTGTTGAAGCCTAAAGATGGTTCGTATAAGATAAGCTTCGGAGAAGATGAGTTTGTGAATTATTTCAAAGAACTGCTTCGTCCGCATTTGATAGATTTATTGTTTGGAGGTAACAATGAGTAATTATTATTGCTTTATATCGGGATTGCACAACGTAGACATAGGAGATGAACGTATTACTTATAGCGTAAAAGACTTCAGAACCGAACTTGAGGAAGTATTATCTAAAACCGACAAAAAGATTATAGAGCTTTTCTATCTGCAGTTCGAGAATAAAAATCTCTTGCATCGTTTGCAAAACAAAGAGATAAAAGACGAAGACATTGAGAGTTTATCGCCCTATTACCTTAGGCAATTTGCAGAAGCTTATATTAAAGGTGA
The sequence above is drawn from the Dysgonomonadaceae bacterium PH5-43 genome and encodes:
- a CDS encoding putative transcriptional regulator (product_source=KO:K07729; cath_funfam=1.10.260.40; cog=COG1476; ko=KO:K07729; pfam=PF01381; smart=SM00530; superfamily=47413); translation: MKNNIRVERAILRITQQQLAEMIGVSRQTINAIESEKYVPSTVLALKIAKVCNKQVNDIFFLEDTD
- a CDS encoding hypothetical protein (product_source=Hypo-rule applied; transmembrane_helix_parts=Inside_1_12,TMhelix_13_35,Outside_36_70,TMhelix_71_90,Inside_91_105,TMhelix_106_128,Outside_129_132,TMhelix_133_155,Inside_156_167); the encoded protein is MKTNFLFPNKFRIIGWTLLIPGIILGFMVIFNGFELPFLDIKALSLLPNPFGIPGLNLTEHQLYEIVDTNFTDELAGLLFILGGVFVAFSKEKNEDEYIAKIRLESLLWATYVTYAIQIFCILFFFDFTFLKAVMINTFASLLIVFIIRYNFIIYRSKLQLHNNNEE
- a CDS encoding V/A-type H+-transporting ATPase subunit E (product_source=KO:K02121; cath_funfam=1.20.5.620; cog=COG1390; ko=KO:K02121; superfamily=160527); this translates as MDNTIKELTEKIYFEGIEKGNEEANRIISKAHAEEQLIIKEAEEKALRIISDAEEKARNLQSNTKAELKLYGKQMVEALKTEIINLVNGEICKSSVKEAFADKEFIQKMILALVSNFAKEEKFVIETKETQEIKKYLELNTKDILDKKLVIEKVNGIKSGFVLKPKDGSYKISFGEDEFVNYFKELLRPHLIDLLFGGNNE